CATCGCAACCCCGCCACCATTGTGCGCAAATTGCCCAAGGCAAAGTCGGTACCGACTTCCGAGATGATCCGTTTTAAAAACCAGACCCAGCCACTTCTGGCGAAACTAGAGAACTTCCAGGGGCCGGCTCTGGCTCAACTGGATGAAGAAAGCCCCTAACAAGCGCCAACGAATATGCCCGATCTGTTTATCGGCCTGATGTCCGGCACCAGCGTTGACTCCATTGACGCGGTGCTGGTCGATTTTGGCGATGAAGAAAAAATTAACACCCGTATCCTGGCTGCGCTAGCCCACCCGATTCACAGCGGCCTGCGCGAAGCTATCCTCAGCCTCTGCGCCCCCGGCCCTTCAGAGTTGGATCGCGCCGGACAGTTAGACCGGCAACTGGGACAGGTTTTTGCCGAGGCCACCAATACCCTGCTAGCCCGAGCCGGTGTTGAGGGTCAGTCTGTTACCGCCATTGGCAGTCACGGCCAAACCGTACGCCATCGCCCCCCAGGCACAGTGACTTCTCCCTTCACTTTGCAACTCGGTGACCCCAACACCATCTCAGCACTGACGGGCATCTGCACCGTTGCGGATTTCCGTCGCCGGGATATCGCTCTCGGTGGTCAAGGAGCGCCTTTAATGCCGGCGTTTCACCAGGCCGCCTTCAAAACTGATGGAAGCCGTGCGGTGGTCAATATCGGGGGGATGGCCAATATCACTGAGCTGACGGCAGATGGCCAGGTTTACGGCTATGACACAGGTCCAGGTAATGCATTGCTCGACTACTGGGTGAACCTACACAAAAACCAGCCCTACGATAGAAATGGAGACTGGGCCGCGAGCGGTCGCGCCAATGCTGAACTTCTCAACCGCCTGCTTTCAGATCCCTATTTCTCCGCCGAACCACCCAAGAGCACTGGCCGTGAAACTTTTAACCCCAGCTGGCTCGAACAGGCCTGCGCCGGTTTGGAAGTGGCGCCGGTAGATGTGCAGGCGACCTTGTCTGAAGTGACCGCAGCCAGTATCGCCGATGCCGTGCATAATTTTGCCGAAGGCGGCGAGCTGCTCACTTGCGGGGGCGGGGCAAAAAATAAGGACTTGGTTGCGCGATTACAGCGCCGCTTGCCCACCTGGTCTATTACTGACACAGGCAGTTACGGTATTGACGCAGACTGGCTTGAAGCCGTTGGATTTGCTTGGTTGGCCCGCCAGACATTGAGAGGGCTGCCCGGTAATTGCCCGGGAGTGACTGGCGCGCAGAAAGAGGCGGTGCTAGGGGCTATTTACCCGCCCTGATCAATAGGGCGGGTTAGGATTTCTCAAATAGAGAAAGAGGATCCGCAGCCACAGGTAGCGGACGCATTGGGATTTTGTACTACGAAGCGCGACCCCGAAAGGCCTTCTTCGTAATCAACATTGGCGCCAACCAGGTAGGGGTAGCTCATCGCATCCACCAAGACCTGAATGCCATCCTTTTCTATGATGGCATCATCTTCGGCAACCAATTCATCAAAGGTAAAACCGTATTGGAAACCGGAACAGCCGCCTCCGGTCACGAACACCCTGAGTTTCAACTCCGGGTTGCCCTCCTCTTCCAACAGGCTTTTTACCTTGGCCACAGCCTTGTCTGTGACCACGAGTGGCGCGGGAGAAAAGGATACAGCTTCTGACATAAGTCTCTCTCAACTCATCGGGACATTCACCGCTCGTATAAAAGTTATAACGAGTGCAGCCCCGGGGGCGTCATCTTGCTTAAACCCAGCAATTCAGTCAAGTATTAACCGGCAGGTGGGCCGGTACTACAAAGTACCAGCGCCAGCCAATACTACCCGGACTTAAGAGGCTTCAATGACAGTTTCATCTTCGGAATAGCCGAGCATATGGGGCTCACCCGCGCTACTCAAGTCGGCACTGGATACCAGAGCACCGTTTACCTGGGCACCTTTCAGCATCTCGATCAGCTTATAGTGTACATTGCCTTCTACCATTGCCTTGGAAGCCAGTTCCAGGTGGCGCGCAGCAAACACATCCCCTTTCACATTGCCATTGATCACTACCTGAGGCACACGAATTTCACCCTCAATGATGCCGCCATCCACAATTTGCAGGCGCGCATCACTATCACTGTGAGCGGTAACATTGCCACGCACCTTACCTTCGATGACCAGGTTGCCACGGAAGTGGATATCACCGCTGATCTCAGTCTGACGAGCGATCAAAGTCGTGTGGTTACTACCGGTATTGGCCATAGTTATCTGTTTCTCTTTTTTTCTTAACATAATCCCCAAAACCTCGTGCCTTTGGCACCTATGCTAACTTTCCTGTACTAACCAACCGTAGCGCTGCTCAATATTAAAGCCCTTGCGCCCAGAAGATTTAAGTGACAACTCCACACCTTCGGGCACAAACCCCTCCGGCAAGCGCAGCTCTCCCTCGATATTCTGAAAATATTTAAAACGCAGCTGAATCGACTCACTATTCACCTGCTCCGACAGTTCCTTCAGAGGGTAACTCTTCGGTTCCCCATCCTGACGGCCCACTACGGTAAATGTGGCCGTGCCTTTTACAACATCCCGACGCGCTGCGGACTGTTTGATCTGTAACTTGTACTGGTAACTTTTTGGATCGCCGGTCTGCGAGAGGATAAAGCGTCCAATGGACACCCCCTCACCCCCATCTTCAGGGGCCATGACGCCGCGATAGAAAGAAATTTCCTGCTTTAGCTCTGCGATCTGGCTCTCTTTCTGCACCAGTTCCGCACGCACCGACTCACTCGCCTGCTCACCGATAGTCAGCGACTGCTCTGCAGTGGCAACCCTCATTCGCAGGGATTCATTCTCACTCTGAAGCGCGGTAACACGATCGAGTACTTGAGTATGCTCCAGTGTCTTGCGATCGAGGCTCTGGCGCAGCTGATACTGCCCGGCGAAATAGGACCCGGCCGAGGTCACTAATACCAAAAAAACGACCCCCACTACGGCAATGACACCAGAGAAGGGTTTATGAGGCACCACTTTCATGCGGTACTGCTTGCTGCCTTTAACTTTGAGCACCATGAAATCTGCTAAGTCTTATCCGGGATTTATCGATTGTCGGGAAACACCCGATTCTAAGGCAGCAGTGCCGGGCTATCCAGGCCCAACGTCTCAGTTAAGCCAAACATAATATTCATATTCTGGATTGCCTGGGCGGACGCGCCTTTGGCCAGGTTATCAATGGCCGATAATACCAGTACCGTATCCCGCTCCTGGGGTTGCAATACCGAGATGCGGCACATATTGGTCCCTCTAACCGTACGAGTCTGAGGGTGGCTGCCCGCCGGCATCACATCTACAAAAGGCTCATTTTTATAGCGGTTTTCAAAGATCTGTTGAAGCTCATCGGCATCAACCTTCCCCACTGACCGGGCAAATAAAGTAGCGTGGATACCGCGAATCATGGGAAGTAAATGCGGTACAAAAGTCACCTGCGCGGGAGAGGATTCAGTGGCCTGCACTCGACGAAGCCCCTGTTCAATCTCGGGTAAATGACGGTGCCCGGCGGCAGAATATGCGCGGAAGTTGTCGCTATTCTCAGCCATAATCAAGTCGGTCTTACCCTGTCGCCCCGCACCACTGATACCACTGGCCGCACTGGCGATCAGCTCACCAGGTTCTACCAGGCCCTTTTCCAAAAGCGGTATCCATCCCAATTGAATCGCGGTGGGATAACAGCCCGGGCAGGCTATCAACTGCGCATTGGCAATCTGTTCCCGATTAACTTCTGGCAAACCATAAACAGCGCTTTGAGCTAATTCCGGAGCGGCGTGGGCCTGACCGTACCACTGCTCCCAGGTAGGTATATCTTTCAAACGGAAATCGGCGGACAAATCGATCACTCGAACTCCGCGTTCAATAAGTGCCGGTACCTGGGCCTGGGCAACGCCATGAGGTGTAGCGAAGAATACAACGTCACAATCCGCCAGCTGTTCGAGATCGGGGCTACAGAAAGACAGCTGCGAGTGCCCTCTCAGGCTAGGGAAAAGCTCGGCAACCGGGGTACCATTCAACGAACGGGAGGTGATTGCGGTAACTTCCGCTTGTGGATGTGTTGAGAGAAGCCGAAGTAATTCCACCCCTGTATAGCCGGTGCCCCCGACAATCGCTACTTTTATCACCTTG
This DNA window, taken from Microbulbifer sp. VAAF005, encodes the following:
- a CDS encoding anhydro-N-acetylmuramic acid kinase codes for the protein MPDLFIGLMSGTSVDSIDAVLVDFGDEEKINTRILAALAHPIHSGLREAILSLCAPGPSELDRAGQLDRQLGQVFAEATNTLLARAGVEGQSVTAIGSHGQTVRHRPPGTVTSPFTLQLGDPNTISALTGICTVADFRRRDIALGGQGAPLMPAFHQAAFKTDGSRAVVNIGGMANITELTADGQVYGYDTGPGNALLDYWVNLHKNQPYDRNGDWAASGRANAELLNRLLSDPYFSAEPPKSTGRETFNPSWLEQACAGLEVAPVDVQATLSEVTAASIADAVHNFAEGGELLTCGGGAKNKDLVARLQRRLPTWSITDTGSYGIDADWLEAVGFAWLARQTLRGLPGNCPGVTGAQKEAVLGAIYPP
- the erpA gene encoding iron-sulfur cluster insertion protein ErpA; this encodes MSEAVSFSPAPLVVTDKAVAKVKSLLEEEGNPELKLRVFVTGGGCSGFQYGFTFDELVAEDDAIIEKDGIQVLVDAMSYPYLVGANVDYEEGLSGSRFVVQNPNASATCGCGSSFSI
- the argC gene encoding N-acetyl-gamma-glutamyl-phosphate reductase, translated to MIKVAIVGGTGYTGVELLRLLSTHPQAEVTAITSRSLNGTPVAELFPSLRGHSQLSFCSPDLEQLADCDVVFFATPHGVAQAQVPALIERGVRVIDLSADFRLKDIPTWEQWYGQAHAAPELAQSAVYGLPEVNREQIANAQLIACPGCYPTAIQLGWIPLLEKGLVEPGELIASAASGISGAGRQGKTDLIMAENSDNFRAYSAAGHRHLPEIEQGLRRVQATESSPAQVTFVPHLLPMIRGIHATLFARSVGKVDADELQQIFENRYKNEPFVDVMPAGSHPQTRTVRGTNMCRISVLQPQERDTVLVLSAIDNLAKGASAQAIQNMNIMFGLTETLGLDSPALLP
- a CDS encoding polymer-forming cytoskeletal protein codes for the protein MLRKKEKQITMANTGSNHTTLIARQTEISGDIHFRGNLVIEGKVRGNVTAHSDSDARLQIVDGGIIEGEIRVPQVVINGNVKGDVFAARHLELASKAMVEGNVHYKLIEMLKGAQVNGALVSSADLSSAGEPHMLGYSEDETVIEAS
- a CDS encoding DUF6776 family protein, with the protein product MVLKVKGSKQYRMKVVPHKPFSGVIAVVGVVFLVLVTSAGSYFAGQYQLRQSLDRKTLEHTQVLDRVTALQSENESLRMRVATAEQSLTIGEQASESVRAELVQKESQIAELKQEISFYRGVMAPEDGGEGVSIGRFILSQTGDPKSYQYKLQIKQSAARRDVVKGTATFTVVGRQDGEPKSYPLKELSEQVNSESIQLRFKYFQNIEGELRLPEGFVPEGVELSLKSSGRKGFNIEQRYGWLVQES